From a single Solanum dulcamara chromosome 4, daSolDulc1.2, whole genome shotgun sequence genomic region:
- the LOC129887270 gene encoding ISWI chromatin-remodeling complex ATPase CHR11-like isoform X2 — protein sequence MARNTRAKSSSSEPLSEGSEEDQVNDEEDEEELEAVARSAEDDGDDEAVVLREDDDDDNEEDAAANEISKREKARLKDLQRRKKQKIQEMLEAQNAAVQADMSNKGKGRLKYLLEQTELFAHFAKGDQSTSAKKTKGRGRHASKITEEEEDEEYLKEEDGGMSGNTRLLAQPSCIQGKMRDYQLAGLNWMIRLYENGINGILADEMGLGKTLQTISLLGYLHEFRGITGPHMVVAPKSTLGNWMNEIKRFCPIIRAVKFLGNPEERRYIREDLLVAGKFDVCVTSFEMAIKEKSALRRFNWRYIIIDEAHRIKNENSLLSKTMRLYSTNYRLLITGTPLQNNLHELWALLNFLLPEIFSSAETFDEWFQISGENDQQEVVQQLHKVLRPFLLRRLKSDVEKGLPPKKETILKVGMSQMQKNYYRALLQKDFEVVNSGGERKRLLNIAMQLRKCCNHPYLFQGAEPGPPYTTGEHLIENAGKMVLLDKLLPKLKERGSRVLIFSQMTRLLDILEDYLMYRGHQYCRIDGNTGGEDRDASIEAFNRPGSEKFAFLLSTRAGGLGINLATADIVILYDSDWNPQVDLQAQDRAHRIGQKKEVQVFRFCTEYTIEEKVIERAYKKLALDALVIQQGRLAEQKAVNKDELLQMVRFGAEMVFSSKDSTITDEDIDRIIAKGEEATAELDAKMKKFTEDAIKFKMDDTADLYDFDDEKDENKADFKKIAGDNWIEPPKRERKRNYSESEYFKQTMRPSGPARPKEPRIPRMPQLHDFQFFNTQRLSELYEKEVRFLMQAHQKNQLKDSIEVEEPEDVGDPLTAEEQEEKDKLLEEGFSTWSRRDFNTFIRACEKYGRNDIESIAAEMEGKTEEEVERYAKVFKERYKELNDYDRIIKNIERGEARISRKDEIMKAIGKKLDRYKNPWLELKIQYGQNKGKLYNEECDRFMICMVHKLGYGNWDELKAAFRTAPLFRFDWFVKSRTTQELARRCDTLIRLVERENQEFDERERQARKEKKLAKNMTPSKRTVARQAAKSPPTSKKRKQSSMDDFVSSGKRRSDGST from the exons ATGGCGAGAAACACGAGAGCGAAATCCTCCTCGTCGGAGCCATTATCGGAAGGTTCTGAGGAGGATCAAGTCAACGATGAGGAAGACGAGGAGGAACTTGAAGCTGTCGCTAGGTCAGCAGAAGACGACGGTGACGACGAAGCTGTTGTTCTTAGAGAAgacgatgatgatgataatgag GAAGATGCTGCAGCTAATGAGATCTCCAAGCGTGAAAAGGCAAGATTAAAAGATTTGCAGAGGCGTAAGAAGCAAAAGATACAGGAAATGTTGGAAGCACAGAATGCTGCAGTACAAGCTGACATG AGTAACAAGGGAAAGGGGCGTCTGAAGTATCTTTTGGAGCAGACAGAATTGTTTGCACATTTTGCAAAAGGTGATCAGTCGACTTCAGCAAAGAAGACAAAAGGAAG GGGTCGTCATGCTTCAAAGATAACtgaagaggaagaagatgaggagTATCTCAAAGAAGAAGATGGTGGGATGTCCGGGAATACACGGCTATTGGCACAACCCTCTT GTATTCAGGGAAAGATGAGGGATTATCAACTTGCTGGTTTGAACTGGATGATACGGCTATATGAGAATGGGATAAATGGGATACTTGCTGATGAAATG GGTCTTGGTAAGACTTTGCAAACCATCTCTTTGCTGGGGTACCTGCATGAATTTAGAGGGATTACTGGTCCTCACATGGTTGTTGCTCCAAAATCCACGCTAGGCAATTGGATGAATGAAATCAAACGTTTTTGTCCTATCATACGGGCTGTAAAGTTCCTTGGGAACCCTGAAGAAAGG AGATACATTCGAGAGGATTTACTAGTTGCTGGGAAGTTTGATGTGTGTGTCACAAGTTTTGAGATGGCTATCAAAGAGAAGTCTGCTTTACGGCGCTTTAATTGGCGTTACATCATCATTGATGAGGCTCATagaatcaagaatgaaaattcTCTTCTTTCCAAAACCATGAGGCTCTACAGCACTAATTATAGGCTGTTGATCACAGGGACACCACTTCAG AATAATCTTCATGAACTCTGGGCGCTTCTGAACTTTTTGCTGCCAGAGATCTTTAGCTCGGCTGAGACCTTTGATGAGTGGTTTCAAATATCTGGTGAGAATGACCAGCAGGAGGTGGTCCAACAGCTTCATAAG GTCCTTCGTCCTTTCCTTCTTAGGAGACTGAAGTCTGATGTTGAGAAAGGTCTGCCTCCAAAGAAGGAAACAATTCTTAAGGTTGGTATGTCTCAGATGCAGAAAAACTACTATAGGGCTCTGTTGCAGAAAGATTTTGAGGTTGTTAATTCTGGAGGAGAGCGCAAGCGTCTTCTTAATATAGCAATGCAGCTACGGAAATGTTGTAATCATCCATATCTTTTCCAAGGAGCTGAGCCAGGACCTCCATATACAACCGGAGAGCATCTCATAGAAAATGCTG GCAAAATGGTTCTTCTAGATAAGTTGCTTCCTAAGCTGAAGGAACGTGGCTCAAGGGTTTTAATATTTTCACAg ATGACAAGGCTACTGGACATCCTTGAAGACTACCTGATGTACCGAGGTCACCAGTATTGTCGGATTGATGGAAACACTGGTGGAGAAGATCGTGATGCTTCAATTGAAGCATTTAACAGACCAGGGAGTGAAAAATTTGCGTTCTTATTGTCAACCAGAGCAGGTGGTCTTGGTATCAATCTTGCTACAGCAGATATTGTAATTCTTTATGACAGTGACTG GAATCCACAGGTTGATTTGCAGGCTCAGGATCGTGCCCATAGGATTGGACAGAAAAAGGAGGTTCAAGTATTCCGTTTCTGCACTgag TATACAATTGAGGAGAAAGTGATTGAAAGGGCTTATAAGAAGCTGGCACTTGATGCACTGGTTATCCAGCAGGGTCGACTGGCTGAGCAAAAAG CTGTCAACAAGGATGAGCTGCTGCAGATGGTGCGGTTTGGTGCTGAAATGGTTTTCAGTTCCAAAGATAGCACTATTACAGATGAGGATATAGATAGAATCATTGCCAAAGGAGAAGAGGCAACAGCAGAACTTGATGCCAAAATGAAGAAGTTTACAGAAGATGCAATCAAATTTAAGATGGATGATA CTGCTGATTTGTACGACTTTGATGACGAGAAG GATGAAAACAAGGCAGATTTCAAGAAAATTGCTGGTGACAATTGGATAGAACCTCCAAAAAGGGAGAGAAAGCGCAA TTACTCAGAGTCTGAATATTTCAAGCAAACCATGCGACCAAGTGGTCCTGCAAGACCTAAAGAGCCTAGGATTCCTAGGATGCCTCAGCT GCACGACTTTCAGTTCTTTAATACCCAGAGGCTAAGTGAGCTGTACGAGAAGGAAGTGCGTTTTCTCATG CAAGCTCACCAGaaaaatcaattaaaagacAGTATAGAAGTGGAAGAGCCCGAAG ATGTGGGAGATCCTTTAACTGCTGAGGAACaggaagaaaaagacaaatTATTGGAGGAG GGATTTTCAACGTGGAGTAGGAGAGACTTCAATACTTTTATCAGGGCATGTGAGAAGTATGGTCGGAATGACATAGAAAGTATCGCTGCTGAAATGGAAGGAAAGACAGAGGAGGAGGTTGAAAGATATGCAAAAGTTTTCAAAGAAAGATACAAAGAGCTAAATG ATTATGATAGGATTATAAAGAACATTGAAAGAGGAGAGGCTAGAATTTCACGAAAAGATGAAATAATGAAAGCAATCGGTAAGAAGTTGGACCGCTACAAGAATCCATGGTTGGAGTTGAAGATCCAGTATGGTCAGAACAAAGGAAAATTGTATAATGAGGAGTGTGATCGTTTCATG atatgTATGGTTCACAAGCTTGGCTATGGAAACTGGGATGAGCTGAAGGCTGCATTCCGAACGGCACCTTTGTTTCGGTTTGATTGGTTTGTGAAGTCTCGGACGACTCAAGAACTTGCCAGAAGATGTGATACACTTATTCGTTTGGTAGAGAGGGAAAACCAAGAATTTGATGAAAGGGAGAGGCAGGCACGCAAGGAAAAGAAACTTGCAAAG AACATGACACCATCAAAACGCACTGTGGCAAGACAGGCAGCCAAAAGCCCTCCCACCTCAAAGAAGCGGAAGCAGTCATCAATGGATGATTTTGTGAGCTCG GGCAAGAGAAGAAGTGATGGTTCAACTTAG
- the LOC129887270 gene encoding ISWI chromatin-remodeling complex ATPase CHR11-like isoform X1, which produces MARNTRAKSSSSEPLSEGSEEDQVNDEEDEEELEAVARSAEDDGDDEAVVLREDDDDDNEEDAAANEISKREKARLKDLQRRKKQKIQEMLEAQNAAVQADMSNKGKGRLKYLLEQTELFAHFAKGDQSTSAKKTKGRGRHASKITEEEEDEEYLKEEDGGMSGNTRLLAQPSCIQGKMRDYQLAGLNWMIRLYENGINGILADEMGLGKTLQTISLLGYLHEFRGITGPHMVVAPKSTLGNWMNEIKRFCPIIRAVKFLGNPEERRYIREDLLVAGKFDVCVTSFEMAIKEKSALRRFNWRYIIIDEAHRIKNENSLLSKTMRLYSTNYRLLITGTPLQNNLHELWALLNFLLPEIFSSAETFDEWFQISGENDQQEVVQQLHKVLRPFLLRRLKSDVEKGLPPKKETILKVGMSQMQKNYYRALLQKDFEVVNSGGERKRLLNIAMQLRKCCNHPYLFQGAEPGPPYTTGEHLIENAGKMVLLDKLLPKLKERGSRVLIFSQMTRLLDILEDYLMYRGHQYCRIDGNTGGEDRDASIEAFNRPGSEKFAFLLSTRAGGLGINLATADIVILYDSDWNPQVDLQAQDRAHRIGQKKEVQVFRFCTEYTIEEKVIERAYKKLALDALVIQQGRLAEQKAVNKDELLQMVRFGAEMVFSSKDSTITDEDIDRIIAKGEEATAELDAKMKKFTEDAIKFKMDDNGLLFTAADLYDFDDEKDENKADFKKIAGDNWIEPPKRERKRNYSESEYFKQTMRPSGPARPKEPRIPRMPQLHDFQFFNTQRLSELYEKEVRFLMQAHQKNQLKDSIEVEEPEDVGDPLTAEEQEEKDKLLEEGFSTWSRRDFNTFIRACEKYGRNDIESIAAEMEGKTEEEVERYAKVFKERYKELNDYDRIIKNIERGEARISRKDEIMKAIGKKLDRYKNPWLELKIQYGQNKGKLYNEECDRFMICMVHKLGYGNWDELKAAFRTAPLFRFDWFVKSRTTQELARRCDTLIRLVERENQEFDERERQARKEKKLAKNMTPSKRTVARQAAKSPPTSKKRKQSSMDDFVSSGKRRSDGST; this is translated from the exons ATGGCGAGAAACACGAGAGCGAAATCCTCCTCGTCGGAGCCATTATCGGAAGGTTCTGAGGAGGATCAAGTCAACGATGAGGAAGACGAGGAGGAACTTGAAGCTGTCGCTAGGTCAGCAGAAGACGACGGTGACGACGAAGCTGTTGTTCTTAGAGAAgacgatgatgatgataatgag GAAGATGCTGCAGCTAATGAGATCTCCAAGCGTGAAAAGGCAAGATTAAAAGATTTGCAGAGGCGTAAGAAGCAAAAGATACAGGAAATGTTGGAAGCACAGAATGCTGCAGTACAAGCTGACATG AGTAACAAGGGAAAGGGGCGTCTGAAGTATCTTTTGGAGCAGACAGAATTGTTTGCACATTTTGCAAAAGGTGATCAGTCGACTTCAGCAAAGAAGACAAAAGGAAG GGGTCGTCATGCTTCAAAGATAACtgaagaggaagaagatgaggagTATCTCAAAGAAGAAGATGGTGGGATGTCCGGGAATACACGGCTATTGGCACAACCCTCTT GTATTCAGGGAAAGATGAGGGATTATCAACTTGCTGGTTTGAACTGGATGATACGGCTATATGAGAATGGGATAAATGGGATACTTGCTGATGAAATG GGTCTTGGTAAGACTTTGCAAACCATCTCTTTGCTGGGGTACCTGCATGAATTTAGAGGGATTACTGGTCCTCACATGGTTGTTGCTCCAAAATCCACGCTAGGCAATTGGATGAATGAAATCAAACGTTTTTGTCCTATCATACGGGCTGTAAAGTTCCTTGGGAACCCTGAAGAAAGG AGATACATTCGAGAGGATTTACTAGTTGCTGGGAAGTTTGATGTGTGTGTCACAAGTTTTGAGATGGCTATCAAAGAGAAGTCTGCTTTACGGCGCTTTAATTGGCGTTACATCATCATTGATGAGGCTCATagaatcaagaatgaaaattcTCTTCTTTCCAAAACCATGAGGCTCTACAGCACTAATTATAGGCTGTTGATCACAGGGACACCACTTCAG AATAATCTTCATGAACTCTGGGCGCTTCTGAACTTTTTGCTGCCAGAGATCTTTAGCTCGGCTGAGACCTTTGATGAGTGGTTTCAAATATCTGGTGAGAATGACCAGCAGGAGGTGGTCCAACAGCTTCATAAG GTCCTTCGTCCTTTCCTTCTTAGGAGACTGAAGTCTGATGTTGAGAAAGGTCTGCCTCCAAAGAAGGAAACAATTCTTAAGGTTGGTATGTCTCAGATGCAGAAAAACTACTATAGGGCTCTGTTGCAGAAAGATTTTGAGGTTGTTAATTCTGGAGGAGAGCGCAAGCGTCTTCTTAATATAGCAATGCAGCTACGGAAATGTTGTAATCATCCATATCTTTTCCAAGGAGCTGAGCCAGGACCTCCATATACAACCGGAGAGCATCTCATAGAAAATGCTG GCAAAATGGTTCTTCTAGATAAGTTGCTTCCTAAGCTGAAGGAACGTGGCTCAAGGGTTTTAATATTTTCACAg ATGACAAGGCTACTGGACATCCTTGAAGACTACCTGATGTACCGAGGTCACCAGTATTGTCGGATTGATGGAAACACTGGTGGAGAAGATCGTGATGCTTCAATTGAAGCATTTAACAGACCAGGGAGTGAAAAATTTGCGTTCTTATTGTCAACCAGAGCAGGTGGTCTTGGTATCAATCTTGCTACAGCAGATATTGTAATTCTTTATGACAGTGACTG GAATCCACAGGTTGATTTGCAGGCTCAGGATCGTGCCCATAGGATTGGACAGAAAAAGGAGGTTCAAGTATTCCGTTTCTGCACTgag TATACAATTGAGGAGAAAGTGATTGAAAGGGCTTATAAGAAGCTGGCACTTGATGCACTGGTTATCCAGCAGGGTCGACTGGCTGAGCAAAAAG CTGTCAACAAGGATGAGCTGCTGCAGATGGTGCGGTTTGGTGCTGAAATGGTTTTCAGTTCCAAAGATAGCACTATTACAGATGAGGATATAGATAGAATCATTGCCAAAGGAGAAGAGGCAACAGCAGAACTTGATGCCAAAATGAAGAAGTTTACAGAAGATGCAATCAAATTTAAGATGGATGATA ATGGACTGCTTTTTACAGCTGCTGATTTGTACGACTTTGATGACGAGAAG GATGAAAACAAGGCAGATTTCAAGAAAATTGCTGGTGACAATTGGATAGAACCTCCAAAAAGGGAGAGAAAGCGCAA TTACTCAGAGTCTGAATATTTCAAGCAAACCATGCGACCAAGTGGTCCTGCAAGACCTAAAGAGCCTAGGATTCCTAGGATGCCTCAGCT GCACGACTTTCAGTTCTTTAATACCCAGAGGCTAAGTGAGCTGTACGAGAAGGAAGTGCGTTTTCTCATG CAAGCTCACCAGaaaaatcaattaaaagacAGTATAGAAGTGGAAGAGCCCGAAG ATGTGGGAGATCCTTTAACTGCTGAGGAACaggaagaaaaagacaaatTATTGGAGGAG GGATTTTCAACGTGGAGTAGGAGAGACTTCAATACTTTTATCAGGGCATGTGAGAAGTATGGTCGGAATGACATAGAAAGTATCGCTGCTGAAATGGAAGGAAAGACAGAGGAGGAGGTTGAAAGATATGCAAAAGTTTTCAAAGAAAGATACAAAGAGCTAAATG ATTATGATAGGATTATAAAGAACATTGAAAGAGGAGAGGCTAGAATTTCACGAAAAGATGAAATAATGAAAGCAATCGGTAAGAAGTTGGACCGCTACAAGAATCCATGGTTGGAGTTGAAGATCCAGTATGGTCAGAACAAAGGAAAATTGTATAATGAGGAGTGTGATCGTTTCATG atatgTATGGTTCACAAGCTTGGCTATGGAAACTGGGATGAGCTGAAGGCTGCATTCCGAACGGCACCTTTGTTTCGGTTTGATTGGTTTGTGAAGTCTCGGACGACTCAAGAACTTGCCAGAAGATGTGATACACTTATTCGTTTGGTAGAGAGGGAAAACCAAGAATTTGATGAAAGGGAGAGGCAGGCACGCAAGGAAAAGAAACTTGCAAAG AACATGACACCATCAAAACGCACTGTGGCAAGACAGGCAGCCAAAAGCCCTCCCACCTCAAAGAAGCGGAAGCAGTCATCAATGGATGATTTTGTGAGCTCG GGCAAGAGAAGAAGTGATGGTTCAACTTAG